AACCTCTGCAATGGCTTTTTCTATTTCGGACAGCCCCATGCTTTCCACGTTCCGGATCACGGGAACCATTAGTCCTTTGGGTGTGCTTACCGCTACCGAAATATCGGCATAGTCGTAAGTGGTCATGTTTTCACCTTCCATCATCGAGTTTACACTCGGAAATTCCTGCAGCGCTATGGAACAGGCTTTCAGGAAAAACGACATCATACCCAATTTGATTCCGTGTTTCTCAACGAATCTGTCCTGATAATTTTTTCGCAAATCCATAATCGGCTTCATATTTACTTCGTTGAACGTAGTAAGCATGGCTGTTTCGTTTTTTACGGAAACCAGGCGTTCGCTCAACTTTCGGCGTAACGAACTCATCCTGTCGATTCTGGATTCGCGGCTTGCCGGTTTTTTTAATCCGCTTACGGAGCTTACGCCGCTTGCTGCCAGTACTGCTTCCACATCGGAGCGTTTCAACCGGCGAAGGCCACTTATGACGTCTTCCAGCGACAGGTCGTTTTCTTCCATTACCCGTTTGGCTAATGGGGTCACTTTTACATTTCCATAATCATCCGTTGTGGCTTTTGCTTCCGGCTTCCGACTTTCTGTTTTGGCAGGTTCGGGTTTGATTTCTTTCTTTTCCGTGTCAGCGGGAGCTGTTGTCTGTTTCTTCTCTTCGGTTTCCACATCTGCTTCGGGTTGAACGGACGTATCAATGGTGCATGCTACGGAACCGACTTCCAGGCTATCACCCTCCGAAGCTTTCAACGATATTTTTCCCGATTCGTCGGCTACCAATGTCAGTGTTGCCTTTTCCGATTCCAACTCGGCTATTTCCGTGTCTTTCTTAACTACTGCTCCGTCTGCAACGAGCCATTTATAAAGCTCGACGTGCGTTATCGATTCTCCAGGGCTGGGTACCCTTATTTCTATTATTGCCATAATACCTCGGTTGTTATTCAATAGTTTTTCAGAATAAAAGCGAATCCAGATTGCATTTATTGTATTGCTTCCTTAATAATTTCTGCCTGATGTATCTTGTGTAAAGCCGTTAAGCCTTCTGCTGTTACGCCACTTGAAGGACGGCTGATGATCTGCAGGCTGCGGTCACCGATCCAGTGTTTAACAAACAGGGCAGCACCCATGTTCAGTGGCTCTTCCTGCACCCAGACAAGCTTTATATCTTTGCTGTAATTTTTCAGAATCTTTTGGAGTTGCT
This portion of the Petrimonas sulfuriphila genome encodes:
- the odhB gene encoding 2-oxoglutarate dehydrogenase complex dihydrolipoyllysine-residue succinyltransferase, whose translation is MAIIEIRVPSPGESITHVELYKWLVADGAVVKKDTEIAELESEKATLTLVADESGKISLKASEGDSLEVGSVACTIDTSVQPEADVETEEKKQTTAPADTEKKEIKPEPAKTESRKPEAKATTDDYGNVKVTPLAKRVMEENDLSLEDVISGLRRLKRSDVEAVLAASGVSSVSGLKKPASRESRIDRMSSLRRKLSERLVSVKNETAMLTTFNEVNMKPIMDLRKNYQDRFVEKHGIKLGMMSFFLKACSIALQEFPSVNSMMEGENMTTYDYADISVAVSTPKGLMVPVIRNVESMGLSEIEKAIAEVADKARKGKLSIPEMTGGTFTITNGGVFGSMMSTPIINPPQSAILGMHNILDRPVVVEGQIVVRPMMYVALSYDHRVIDGRESVGFLVRVKQLLENPTDMLFGKSSGEKELLEL